One Chitinivibrionales bacterium genomic window, CGTCGTTTCCGTACCTCGGCCCGCTCGCCGACACGGTATACGAGGGGCCGGGATACGGCGGCAGCCTCAGCCTGCGGTGGACCATACCGGCCGACAGGGAATTCCGTATCAGGGCAGGGGCAACAGGCACCGAGACGAGCAAATACTACCGCTCGACAAATTCCGCGGACTCGGTGAATTTGTCGATGGGCGTTTTTGCAGGGCTCGAGCATGTCCGCAGCGGCCTCGCCCTCGATGTCGGCGTCAACCGCGTCATCGATTATCTGGGGGACTATTCAACCCAGAACAGCATCGGTTTGTCGTATTCAAAAACCGGCGGCGCGTGGCTCACCTACCTTACCGCGGGGTATGAAATCGAGCTCGAGGCCGGGATGAGGACCGAAAACCAGAAATGCTGGGCAATAGGATATTTTGATCAATCGTATTTGAGCGGCAAGGGGTTCAGCGTGTTGGTCCGCGGGTCAGGTTATTTCGCTGACCCGCTTCGAACAACCGAGAATTTCAGGGTGATGTACATCGACGACGTCACGCAAAGGCCGGTGCAGCATTATCATGTGGACGCCCAGACCCAGAGTCCGACGCGCGATACCATTTATATCAATCCGGTGCCGATACAACAGATGTCGCTCCCGGGGATCTATATGAACAATTCGCTGGTCAAATCCGCCGCCGAATTGTTCTCCATCGGCGAGAACAGTCTGTATCCGCAAAACCAGGTTTCGTTTGCTCCCGAGGTCACCTTTAAGCAGCCGCTGGTCTTCGGCGTTACGGCGGGCATCGGCGCGTCCATTTCGGCGGATTATTACACCGATTTGTTCCGATGGGTTACCTTTAATATTGACAAGACAGATTTTGATACCACGTATTTCTATCATAATTTCGGCACACCCCTCTATATTGCCTTCAATAACGCCGACGGCAGGTATTACCTGGTCAGGCAGCTCGACAATATCGGCAGCGGCGAGCAGTACGAGGGGCCGATAACGGTGTCGCAGCATGTAAAGCGCCGGGGCGACGCCACCCTGTCCGCGTTCGTGTCGCTGTCGAGGCCGGTGTGGAAACTCGGCACGTTTTGTCTGCGGGCCGACGTTGCCAAGACTTATTCGACGCTGAGGAGGGAGACCTTTTTATGGTGGAAGGTGTCGGAGGTCGATGCGCCGTTTTCAATTCCCGACTGGTCGTGGGGCGTTTCGCTCACCTGGAATTTCAATTACAGCGGCCAGTAACATAATGTGTTCTGATTGATGAAGCGCGGTCCCCACGATAATAAGTTCCAACCTGAATAAGCACTCGTATTATTTTACTTTACGATTGTATACTAGAGGCTGATCATGAAACGCAATGCAATCATCATCATACCCTTCGCCTTGCTTTTCGCTATTACCGGCTGCCAAAGAAGAAACCTTGAGAAAGGCGAAATCTGCCTGCGGCTCGGCGACTATCCATCGGCCATCGCGTTCTTCTCCGACGAGGTGAAACGCCGGCCGGACAGCTACGAGGCGCGGCTGGGACTCGGCAAGGCCCTGCTGCAGAAGGCGTGCGACGCCGATACCGCGGCATGGAAAGGCGCGTGCATCCAGCTCGAGGCGGCACGCACCCTGTCGCCCGAAAGCGACATCAAGGAACTGCTGAGCGACGTGTACCTCGAACGCGCGCACCAGCTCCTTTCCGACAGGGACTCCATCGCCGCGCTCGACGCGCTCTCGCGCGCCATCGAGATCAACAACCGCGCGCTCGAACCCCTCAACCTCGCCGGCATCGTCTATTTCCGCATGGGCGAAGCTGACAAATCGGAAATCCTGTTCCGCAAGGCCGTGGCGCTCGACAGCGCCAACGCGGCCGCCCATTTCAACCTCGGCATGGTGTACTGGCAGGCCAGGCGCTTTCGCGACGCGCACGCCCAGTGGTTTCTCGCGCTTGCCGCGTCGCCGGGCGACAAGGACATGCTCTACTGGTTCGCGCTCGCCGAAAAGAAACTGCGGGAAGAAGCGCCATGATCCCCAAGCTCCCCAAGGGCTTTTCTCACCCCATGCGCGCGGGCGAGGGCGCGTTCGCGTCCGTGTACCGCGTTCGCCAGACCGCGCTCGACCGCTGGGTCGCCATCAAGATGCTCCACGAAAAAGACCCGGCCAAGAAACGAGACCTGGTGAAGGAGGCCAACACTCAGGCGCGCATCCAGGCGCCGTGCATCCCGCAGGTGTTCCACGTGTTTGAGTGGCGCTCGCAGGTGTGCATCGTGATGGAATGGGTAAAGGGCGCTTCGCTGTCGTCCCTGCTGTCGCATTTCCCCTCGCCGGAGGAGCGGCTGTGGCTCGCCGACCACGTGATCCGCAGCTTGGCCGCGGTGCACACGCTCGGCTTCGCCCACCGCGACCTGAAGCCCGAGAACATCCTTGTCTCGCCCGACAAGGGAGTCATGTTCGTCGATTTCGGTTTCACCAAGAGCATGGTTGACGGACAGCAGTCGGTCGCGGGGGTGGTAAAGGGCACGCCCGCCTTCATGGCGCCCGAGTTATGGAGCGGCAAGCGGGGCGTTGACCCGCTGCGCTGCGACGTTTTCGCGGCGGGACGCGTCATCCGCGACGTCGTGCAGGACCCGGCGTTCGCGGCGTTCGTGGACCAGTGCACGCACGAGGACCCGTCGCGGAGGCCGGCCTCGGGCGCGGAAATGCTTGCGCAATGGGAACGCGTCGCGCCGCATGTCACGCAGCCCGACTGGAAACGGCTCGCCAAGCCGCTTTCGTCGGAACAGCTCTCCCTAAAGCTCGCCGCGGCCGCGCGGCAGCTCCTGCGCGAGCGCAGGCACGACGAGGCGTACTGGCTGCTCGTCGAAAGCATCGAGGAGAACCCCAAGAACAACGAGGCGATAAGTCTCATGAATTCGTTTCCCGGCCATGTGCGGCGCCAGCGCATGCAGCAGAGGATTTCGATCGCGGCGGCAATCGCAGCCTGCGTGTGCCTGCTCCTGTTCGCGTTTGTCGCCGGAAGGAGCAGCAGGGACTGGGACATGCGAAGCCGCGGCGGCACGGTGATACGGCAGCGGCATGACGGTTCCGCGCTGCTCGCTTCTTCACTGCGCGGCCCGGCGGCCGACGCCGCCGGCCAAACCGTGCCGCTCCGCATCGATTCTTCGTCTGTCAAGCGGCTGTGCGGCACGCTGTTTCTCGCGGCCAAGCCCGCAGCGGGAAAATTGAGCGTGGACGGCAAACCGGTGGTGCACACCATGACCTACTCGACGGGCATCACCCTTTCGTTCGGCAGGCACACCCTGTGCTGGCTCGACGACAACGGCCGCATCACGTGGAGGGAAAAAATCAACCTGCTGCC contains:
- a CDS encoding serine/threonine-protein kinase — encoded protein: MIPKLPKGFSHPMRAGEGAFASVYRVRQTALDRWVAIKMLHEKDPAKKRDLVKEANTQARIQAPCIPQVFHVFEWRSQVCIVMEWVKGASLSSLLSHFPSPEERLWLADHVIRSLAAVHTLGFAHRDLKPENILVSPDKGVMFVDFGFTKSMVDGQQSVAGVVKGTPAFMAPELWSGKRGVDPLRCDVFAAGRVIRDVVQDPAFAAFVDQCTHEDPSRRPASGAEMLAQWERVAPHVTQPDWKRLAKPLSSEQLSLKLAAAARQLLRERRHDEAYWLLVESIEENPKNNEAISLMNSFPGHVRRQRMQQRISIAAAIAACVCLLLFAFVAGRSSRDWDMRSRGGTVIRQRHDGSALLASSLRGPAADAAGQTVPLRIDSSSVKRLCGTLFLAAKPAAGKLSVDGKPVVHTMTYSTGITLSFGRHTLCWLDDNGRITWREKINLLPFEAKIVSVNAQ
- a CDS encoding tetratricopeptide repeat protein, with protein sequence MKRNAIIIIPFALLFAITGCQRRNLEKGEICLRLGDYPSAIAFFSDEVKRRPDSYEARLGLGKALLQKACDADTAAWKGACIQLEAARTLSPESDIKELLSDVYLERAHQLLSDRDSIAALDALSRAIEINNRALEPLNLAGIVYFRMGEADKSEILFRKAVALDSANAAAHFNLGMVYWQARRFRDAHAQWFLALAASPGDKDMLYWFALAEKKLREEAP